The Arachis duranensis cultivar V14167 chromosome 2, aradu.V14167.gnm2.J7QH, whole genome shotgun sequence genome has a window encoding:
- the LOC107473856 gene encoding acetylornithine deacetylase-like, producing MFDEDEEDKYKERNPGNSLKRKESGGGGKSTLEELIREEKKKEKINRKDHWLRCGGMIHWKLHVTGKLFHSGLAHKAINPLELFMDALKKIQSQFYEDFPPHPQEQIYGFATASTMKPTQWSYPGGGINQILGKCTISGDVRLTPFYNVKDVVKDVVTKLQEYVDNINLNIHKLETRGPVSKYVLPDDDLRGTLTLTFDEANSRVACDLNFRGYHILCKATEEVVGHVKPYLITGSFPLIRELQDEGFDVQTAGYGLMDTYHAQNEYCLFTDMSQGYRIFASIIAQLEED from the exons ATGTTTGATGAGGATGAGGAAGATAAATACAAGGAAAGGAATCCGGGAAATAGtttgaagagaaaagagagtggCGGTGGAGGAAAGTCAACCTTGGAAGAATTGATaagggaagagaagaaaaaggagaaaataaACAGGAAAGACCATTGGTTGC GGTGTGGTGGAATGATACATTGGAAACTTCATGTCACCGGAAAACTCTTTCACAGTGGGTTAGCTCATAAA GCTATAAATCCTCTGGAGCTATTCATGGATGCTCTAAAGAAAATCCAATCACAATTTTATGAAGACTTTCCACCACATCCACAGGAACAGATCTATGGGTTTGCCACCGCATCAACCATGAAACCAACCCAATGGAGCT ATCCTGGAGGTGGAATCAACCAAATTCTAGGGAAATGTACTATTTCAGGAGATGTCAG GTTAACCCCATTTTACAA TGTGAAGGATGTAGTGAAGGATGTAGTGACAAAGCTGCAAGAATATGTGGACAACATTAATCTCAACATACATAAGCTAGAAACACGGGGTCCTGTTTCAAAATATGTCTTGCCTGATGATGACTTAAGGGG CACCCTTACTCTAACTTTTGATGAGGCAAATTCTAGAGTAGCTTGTGATCTTAATTTCAGAGGCTACCATATTTTGTGCAAAGCAACTGAAGAAGTAGTTGGGCATGTGAAGCCTTACTTAATTACTGGAAGTTTTCCACTCATTCGGGAGCTACAG GATGAAGGTTTTGATGTCCAAACTGCTGGATATG GTCTAATGGATACATACCATGCCCAGAATGAGTACTGCCTTTTTACGGATATGTCTCAAGGGTATCGAATTTTTGCAAGCATCATCGCTCAATTAGA